Proteins encoded within one genomic window of Paenarthrobacter sp. JL.01a:
- the nusB gene encoding transcription antitermination factor NusB — MSARGKARSRALEVLFEAEQRSVSAFDALKARREKTDLVINPYTVEIVEGVVSMQATIDEFLETYAQGWTLERMPSVDLIILRIGAWELLYNDEVPDGVAVSEAVALAKTMSTDESPAFINGLLGRLQKLKPSLLA, encoded by the coding sequence GTGAGCGCCCGCGGTAAAGCCCGTAGCAGGGCCTTGGAAGTACTTTTCGAAGCGGAGCAGCGCTCGGTTTCGGCTTTTGACGCCCTGAAAGCGCGTCGGGAGAAGACAGATCTGGTCATCAACCCCTACACGGTGGAAATCGTGGAAGGCGTTGTGTCCATGCAAGCAACCATCGACGAGTTCCTCGAGACCTATGCCCAGGGCTGGACCCTTGAGCGTATGCCCTCGGTGGACCTCATCATCCTTCGAATTGGAGCCTGGGAACTTCTCTACAACGACGAAGTTCCCGACGGAGTAGCGGTAAGCGAAGCCGTCGCCCTGGCCAAGACGATGTCCACCGACGAGTCGCCGGCCTTCATCAACGGATTGCTTGGCCGTCTCCAAAAACTCAAGCCGTCCCTGCTGGCGTAG
- a CDS encoding PrsW family intramembrane metalloprotease: protein MSMNHPGQYGGQPHPGPYLEPGANPTWIGHVQPGNYQPAPGNRAPLPQQTWAMPPVRRSWGTLPLLIVGAVLALGSLLLVVPFLLGNTGVTGFVIGFLVSLVPLSIVLLTVRLIDRWEPEPPRLLWFAFTWGAAVSIAGTLLIQPIFALAAPTSSEEAFAYFMATVQAPIVEEFTKSLGLLVLILAARKYFDGPVDGVVFAFTIAAGFAFTENILYFGREIASSNDPGTDLVRIFILRGVMSPFAHAVFTGTTGLIMGFAARKWHPGYAVLAFFIGLLPAMFLHNRWNSMGQNFLAEYFVVQVPIFLTAAVGIILLRLAEGKLTRQRLLEYARAGWFTPAEVEMLATTRGRRQALRWAASRGRGHQMKAFIKGATALAFTRQRILSGRDVNAHQRDELEHLHAVPALRAAVLQ from the coding sequence ATGAGCATGAACCACCCAGGCCAGTACGGCGGACAGCCCCACCCGGGTCCCTATCTTGAACCGGGGGCGAACCCTACGTGGATCGGCCACGTCCAGCCAGGGAATTACCAGCCGGCACCGGGCAACAGGGCTCCGCTTCCGCAGCAGACCTGGGCCATGCCGCCGGTGCGGCGCAGCTGGGGCACGCTGCCCTTGTTGATCGTTGGCGCCGTCCTGGCCCTGGGAAGTCTTCTGCTGGTGGTTCCGTTCCTGCTGGGTAATACCGGTGTCACTGGCTTCGTCATCGGTTTCCTGGTGTCCCTGGTTCCGTTGTCCATCGTCCTTTTGACCGTGCGCCTCATTGACCGCTGGGAGCCCGAACCGCCGAGGCTTCTCTGGTTCGCCTTTACCTGGGGCGCCGCCGTTTCCATAGCCGGAACCCTCTTGATCCAGCCGATCTTCGCCCTGGCCGCCCCCACCTCCAGCGAAGAAGCCTTCGCTTATTTCATGGCCACAGTCCAGGCGCCGATTGTGGAGGAATTCACCAAGTCACTGGGTCTTCTGGTCCTGATCCTGGCAGCCCGGAAGTACTTCGACGGGCCCGTGGATGGGGTGGTGTTCGCCTTCACCATCGCCGCCGGCTTCGCCTTCACGGAGAACATCCTCTATTTCGGTCGTGAAATAGCCTCCTCCAATGATCCCGGCACGGACCTGGTGCGCATCTTCATCCTGCGGGGCGTCATGTCACCCTTTGCCCACGCCGTCTTCACCGGCACGACAGGGTTGATCATGGGCTTTGCCGCCCGGAAGTGGCACCCCGGATACGCGGTCCTGGCCTTCTTCATCGGCCTGCTGCCCGCGATGTTCCTCCACAACCGCTGGAACAGCATGGGCCAGAACTTCCTGGCCGAATACTTCGTCGTCCAGGTGCCCATCTTCCTGACGGCAGCCGTGGGCATCATCCTGCTTCGGCTCGCCGAGGGAAAGCTGACCCGCCAGAGGCTTCTTGAATACGCCCGCGCGGGGTGGTTTACGCCCGCGGAGGTGGAAATGCTGGCCACAACAAGGGGAAGGCGCCAAGCACTTCGCTGGGCGGCGTCACGGGGACGCGGGCACCAAATGAAAGCCTTCATCAAGGGAGCAACAGCCCTGGCTTTCACCCGCCAACGGATCCTCAGCGGACGCGACGTCAACGCGCACCAACGCGACGAACTCGAACACCTTCACGCAGTCCCTGCATTGCGGGCTGCTGTCCTCCAGTAG
- the carA gene encoding glutamine-hydrolyzing carbamoyl-phosphate synthase small subunit has translation MPIVESNKVTESNAATKTTPAAAVLVLEDGRMFRGRSYGAQGTALGEAVFATGMTGYQETITDPSYARQLVVQTAPHIGNTGVNSEDAESRRIWVAGYIVRDAARRPSNWRSERSLDEELVEQGIVGIQGVDTRAITRHLREHKTMRAGIFSGEAAQASDKELLDIVLASAPMEGSALAEEVSIDEAYVVDPKDHGWEGEPRFSIAAVDLGIKAMTPVRFAERGVRVHVLPATSTLEDVNAVNPDGFFMSNGPGDPATADHQVSLLRSVLDEKLPYFGICFGNQILGRALGFGTYKLRYGHRGINQPVMDRRTGKVEITSQNHGFAVDAPLNGSTVAPEERYGRVEVSHVSLNDDVVEGLACLDIPAFSVQYHPEAAAGPHDAAYLFDRFIDLMADAKAAAPATNNESKTEDKK, from the coding sequence ATGCCGATAGTGGAAAGTAATAAAGTGACGGAAAGTAACGCAGCCACCAAAACCACCCCCGCAGCAGCAGTGCTGGTGCTCGAAGACGGCCGCATGTTCCGCGGCCGCAGCTACGGCGCCCAGGGCACCGCGCTCGGTGAGGCCGTCTTCGCCACCGGCATGACCGGCTACCAGGAGACCATCACCGACCCCTCCTACGCCCGCCAGCTGGTCGTCCAGACGGCCCCGCACATCGGCAATACCGGCGTCAACAGCGAAGACGCTGAATCCCGCCGCATCTGGGTGGCCGGGTACATCGTGCGCGATGCCGCCCGCCGCCCCTCCAACTGGCGCTCCGAGCGCAGCCTCGACGAGGAATTGGTGGAGCAGGGAATCGTCGGCATCCAGGGCGTGGACACCCGTGCCATCACCCGCCACCTCCGCGAGCACAAGACCATGCGGGCAGGCATCTTCTCCGGGGAGGCTGCACAGGCATCGGATAAGGAACTGCTGGACATCGTCCTGGCCAGTGCCCCCATGGAAGGCTCGGCCCTGGCCGAGGAAGTCTCCATCGACGAAGCCTACGTCGTGGATCCCAAGGACCACGGCTGGGAAGGCGAGCCCCGCTTCTCCATCGCCGCAGTGGACCTTGGCATCAAGGCCATGACTCCCGTGCGCTTCGCCGAGCGCGGGGTCCGCGTGCACGTCCTGCCTGCCACGTCCACGCTCGAGGACGTCAACGCCGTCAACCCCGACGGATTCTTCATGTCCAACGGCCCCGGTGACCCCGCAACGGCCGACCACCAGGTTTCCCTTCTGCGTTCGGTGCTGGACGAGAAGCTGCCGTACTTCGGCATCTGCTTCGGCAACCAGATCCTGGGCCGTGCACTGGGCTTTGGCACCTACAAGCTCCGCTACGGCCACCGTGGCATCAACCAGCCGGTGATGGACCGCCGCACCGGGAAGGTTGAAATCACCTCCCAAAACCACGGCTTCGCCGTGGATGCACCGCTGAACGGCTCGACTGTGGCGCCGGAGGAGCGCTACGGCCGCGTGGAGGTCAGCCACGTTTCCTTGAACGACGACGTCGTTGAGGGCCTCGCCTGCCTCGACATCCCTGCGTTCTCGGTCCAGTACCACCCGGAGGCCGCAGCCGGCCCGCACGACGCCGCGTACCTCTTCGACCGGTTCATCGACCTCATGGCCGATGCCAAAGCCGCCGCCCCCGCCACGAACAACGAATCCAAGACTGAGGACAAGAAGTAA
- the efp gene encoding elongation factor P — translation MATTNDIKNGTVLKLEGQLWNIIEFQHVKPGKGGAFVRTKMRNVMSGKVVDKTFNAGLKIETATVDRRDYQYLYQDGEDFVFMDTQDYDQITVSGATVGDATNFMLENQMVNIAIHEGTPLYIELPPSVVLEITYTEPGLQGDRSSAGTKPATVETGYEIQVPLFVEQGTKVKVDTRDGSYLGRVND, via the coding sequence GTGGCAACCACAAACGACATCAAGAACGGGACCGTACTGAAGCTCGAGGGCCAGCTCTGGAACATCATCGAGTTCCAGCACGTCAAGCCCGGCAAGGGTGGCGCCTTTGTCCGCACCAAGATGCGCAACGTCATGTCCGGCAAGGTGGTCGACAAGACCTTCAACGCCGGCCTGAAGATTGAAACCGCGACCGTCGACCGTCGCGACTACCAGTACCTGTACCAGGATGGCGAAGACTTCGTCTTCATGGACACCCAGGACTATGACCAGATCACCGTGTCCGGTGCAACGGTTGGCGACGCCACCAACTTCATGCTCGAGAACCAGATGGTCAACATTGCCATCCACGAAGGCACGCCGCTCTACATCGAGCTGCCCCCGAGCGTTGTGCTCGAAATCACCTACACCGAGCCGGGCCTGCAGGGCGACCGCTCCTCGGCTGGAACCAAGCCGGCCACAGTTGAGACCGGCTACGAGATCCAGGTGCCGCTGTTCGTGGAGCAGGGCACCAAGGTCAAGGTCGACACCCGCGACGGCAGCTACCTGGGCCGGGTCAACGACTAG
- a CDS encoding tetratricopeptide repeat protein, translating to MTIALREGVSDWPTAGFPGVRMNPDTLLPVVVNEEVMETALAASEDPADRIMALLLENQPKEAAELLAEARYKDPESFRLRIFEAEVHRATNRLDRAVQLFRHLLQEVQGTSKEAVVRQYLGRAYFVSGNALAASEEFARALDLRVAMAADAALIYSSAVALQRARDVMELAS from the coding sequence ATGACGATCGCCCTGCGCGAAGGTGTCAGTGACTGGCCTACTGCCGGTTTCCCCGGTGTCCGGATGAACCCCGACACGCTCTTGCCCGTAGTGGTCAACGAGGAAGTCATGGAGACCGCGCTTGCGGCTTCGGAGGATCCCGCAGACCGGATCATGGCCCTCCTGCTGGAGAACCAGCCAAAGGAGGCAGCTGAGCTGTTGGCGGAGGCGCGGTACAAGGATCCCGAGTCCTTCCGGCTGAGGATTTTCGAGGCGGAAGTCCACCGTGCCACCAACCGCCTTGACCGTGCTGTCCAGCTGTTCCGGCATCTATTGCAAGAGGTCCAGGGAACCTCCAAGGAAGCGGTAGTGCGCCAGTACCTTGGCCGTGCCTATTTCGTCAGCGGCAACGCCCTGGCCGCATCTGAGGAGTTCGCAAGGGCCCTGGACCTGAGGGTGGCCATGGCTGCCGACGCCGCGCTGATCTACTCCTCGGCCGTAGCCCTGCAGCGGGCCCGGGATGTCATGGAACTTGCCTCCTGA
- the aroB gene encoding 3-dehydroquinate synthase, producing MSNEATVIKVTGQSVNENYDVVVGRGLLGSLPTKLGERVRRVLVIHPRALRLTGDTVRDELESAGFTALTAEIPDAEEGKHIQVAAFCWQVLGQNDFTRSDAIVAVGGGAVTDLAGFVAATWLRGVKVIHMPTSLLGMVDASVGGKTGINTAEGKNLVGSFHPPAAVLADLDTLRTLPKNELISGMAEVIKCGFIADPAILELIEKNTDAVMDPASEVVRELIERAIAVKAEVVSQDLKESGLREILNYGHTLGHAIELVERYSWRHGAAVSVGMMFAAELSRSVGRLSDADADRHRTILESLGLPITYRRDRWQGLLDGMRRDKKSRGDLLRFVVLDGIAKPGILDVPDTSLLFAAYQEIAS from the coding sequence TGACGTCGTGGTGGGCCGCGGTCTGCTCGGGAGCCTTCCGACGAAACTCGGGGAGCGCGTCCGGCGGGTCCTTGTCATCCACCCCCGCGCCCTTCGGCTGACCGGGGATACCGTCCGCGACGAGCTGGAAAGCGCTGGTTTCACCGCGCTCACCGCTGAAATTCCGGACGCTGAAGAAGGCAAGCACATCCAGGTTGCTGCGTTCTGCTGGCAGGTCCTGGGGCAGAACGACTTCACGCGCTCGGACGCCATCGTTGCAGTCGGCGGCGGTGCTGTCACCGACCTCGCCGGCTTCGTCGCAGCCACCTGGCTTCGCGGCGTCAAAGTCATCCACATGCCCACCAGCCTCCTGGGCATGGTGGACGCATCAGTTGGCGGTAAGACCGGCATCAACACGGCTGAAGGAAAGAACCTCGTGGGTTCTTTCCACCCGCCCGCGGCCGTCCTGGCCGATCTTGACACGCTACGGACCCTTCCGAAGAACGAGCTCATCTCCGGCATGGCCGAGGTCATCAAGTGCGGATTCATCGCCGATCCCGCGATCCTCGAGCTCATCGAGAAGAACACCGACGCTGTGATGGACCCGGCTTCCGAGGTTGTCCGGGAACTCATCGAGCGCGCCATCGCGGTCAAGGCCGAGGTCGTTTCCCAGGACCTCAAGGAATCCGGCCTGCGCGAAATCCTGAACTATGGCCACACACTCGGTCACGCCATCGAGCTGGTGGAGCGGTACTCCTGGCGTCACGGTGCCGCCGTGTCCGTGGGAATGATGTTCGCAGCAGAGTTGTCCCGCAGTGTAGGCCGCTTGTCCGACGCCGATGCCGACCGGCACCGTACCATCCTCGAGAGCCTCGGCCTGCCCATCACGTACCGCAGGGACAGGTGGCAGGGCCTGCTGGATGGCATGCGCCGGGACAAGAAGTCCCGTGGTGACCTGCTCCGCTTTGTCGTGCTGGACGGAATCGCCAAGCCCGGAATCCTGGACGTCCCCGACACCTCCCTTCTCTTTGCCGCGTACCAGGAGATCGCATCATGA
- the pyrR gene encoding bifunctional pyr operon transcriptional regulator/uracil phosphoribosyltransferase PyrR, whose translation MTEVTSAHLPSRVVLNPADIDRALTRIAHEILEANKGSQDLVLLGIPSRGYPLAVRLANKIAAADPTVNAGSIVGQLDITMFRDDLSHQPTRPPHHTRLPLSGIDNKVVVLIDDVLYSGRTIRAALDALVDLGRPRIVRLAVLVDRGHRELPIRADHVGKNLPTSSAEKVRVHLEETDSVDGVPVNEVVIEAGK comes from the coding sequence ATGACTGAAGTCACTTCTGCGCACCTGCCGTCGCGGGTTGTCCTCAACCCGGCGGATATAGATCGTGCGCTGACTCGTATCGCCCACGAGATCCTCGAAGCCAACAAAGGCTCGCAGGACCTGGTTCTTTTGGGCATTCCCAGCCGCGGCTACCCACTGGCCGTTCGGCTCGCCAACAAGATCGCCGCAGCCGACCCCACGGTAAACGCCGGGTCAATCGTCGGCCAGCTGGATATCACCATGTTCCGTGACGATCTCTCGCACCAGCCCACGCGTCCACCGCACCACACCCGGCTCCCGCTCTCCGGGATCGACAACAAAGTGGTCGTGCTGATTGACGACGTCCTGTACTCCGGACGCACCATCCGCGCCGCCCTGGACGCCCTGGTAGACCTCGGCCGCCCCCGGATTGTCCGTCTCGCCGTGCTGGTGGACAGGGGCCACCGCGAGCTCCCCATCCGCGCCGACCACGTGGGCAAGAACCTTCCCACGTCCTCGGCGGAAAAAGTCCGGGTGCACCTGGAGGAAACCGACTCCGTCGATGGTGTTCCTGTCAACGAGGTAGTTATCGAGGCCGGCAAGTGA
- a CDS encoding aspartate carbamoyltransferase catalytic subunit, producing MKHLLSTENLVAADAIRILDTAEEMSAVGEREVKKLPALRGRTVVNLFFEDSTRTRISFEAAAKRLSADVINFAAKGSSVSKGESLKDTAQTLAAMGADAVVIRHWASGAPHRLAATDWIDAAVINAGDGTHEHPTQALLDAFTMRRHWSKLNGVASTGADLKGMRVAIAGDVLHSRVARSNVWLLKTLGAEVTLVAPPTLLPIGVEHWPCKVSYNLDETLEAGIDAMMMLRVQGERMNASFFPSTREYSRRWGFDDARLRTLDELGMKDTIIMHPGPMNRGLEISSAAADSPRSTVLAQVRNGVSVRMAALYLLLSGDSREAAPITTAIPAFASPSSKESN from the coding sequence GTGAAACACCTTCTTTCCACGGAAAACCTGGTCGCAGCAGATGCGATCCGCATCCTGGACACGGCGGAGGAAATGTCCGCGGTGGGGGAGCGCGAGGTCAAAAAGCTGCCGGCCCTTCGCGGCCGCACCGTAGTGAACCTCTTCTTCGAGGACTCCACGCGTACCCGAATTTCCTTTGAAGCCGCAGCCAAGCGACTGTCCGCCGATGTCATCAACTTCGCGGCCAAGGGATCTTCGGTCTCCAAGGGTGAATCCCTCAAGGACACTGCACAAACCCTTGCTGCCATGGGTGCGGATGCCGTCGTCATCCGGCACTGGGCATCAGGGGCGCCGCACCGGCTCGCTGCCACCGATTGGATCGACGCAGCCGTCATCAACGCAGGAGACGGCACGCACGAACACCCCACCCAGGCGCTTCTGGACGCCTTCACCATGCGCAGGCACTGGTCCAAGCTCAACGGCGTCGCTTCAACGGGGGCGGACCTGAAGGGCATGCGCGTGGCCATCGCCGGCGACGTGCTGCACTCGCGCGTGGCCCGCTCCAACGTGTGGCTCCTGAAGACCCTTGGGGCCGAGGTCACCTTGGTGGCGCCGCCCACCCTGCTGCCCATCGGCGTCGAGCACTGGCCCTGCAAGGTCAGCTACAACCTGGACGAAACGCTGGAAGCCGGCATCGACGCGATGATGATGCTTCGCGTCCAGGGCGAGCGGATGAATGCCTCGTTTTTCCCGTCCACGCGTGAATATTCTCGACGTTGGGGTTTCGACGACGCCCGCCTCCGGACCCTGGACGAACTGGGCATGAAAGACACCATCATCATGCACCCGGGACCGATGAACCGCGGCCTGGAGATCTCTTCCGCCGCTGCGGACTCACCACGTTCCACGGTTCTGGCCCAGGTGCGGAACGGTGTTTCCGTGCGCATGGCCGCCCTGTACTTGCTGCTCTCCGGGGACTCCCGCGAGGCAGCCCCGATAACCACCGCCATACCGGCTTTCGCGAGCCCGTCGAGCAAGGAGAGCAACTGA
- a CDS encoding dihydroorotase, whose product MAENTYLIRGAAILGGDVQDLLIREGVIAALGTGLSEDGATVIDGKGLIALPGMVDVHTHLREPGREDAETVETGTRAAALGGFTAVHAMANSNPVADTAGVVEQVHSLGRASGWVDVRPVGAVTVGLAGEQLAELGAMADSRAQVRMFSDDGICVHDPVLMRRALEYVKAFDGVVAQHAQEPRLTAGAQMNEGSVSAVLGLTGWPAVAEESIIARDVLLAQHVGSRLHVCHVSTAGSVEIVRWAKARGINVTAEVTPHHLLLTDELVRSYDPVYKVNPPLRTDSDVQALREGLADGTIDVVGTDHAPHPSEHKECEWAQAAMGMTGLETALSVVQETMIETGLMTWADFARVTSFTPAVIGRVADQGRPLEVGEPANVILVDPAARWTVDPHKMATMGRNSPFKGKELPGSVVATFFKGHPTVLEGRLNTPYKHPAVSSS is encoded by the coding sequence ATGGCCGAGAACACTTACCTCATCCGCGGGGCCGCGATCCTCGGCGGCGACGTCCAGGACCTGCTGATCCGCGAAGGCGTCATCGCCGCCTTGGGCACCGGCCTCTCCGAGGACGGCGCCACTGTCATCGACGGCAAGGGCCTCATCGCCCTGCCGGGCATGGTGGATGTCCACACCCACCTGCGTGAACCTGGCCGCGAAGATGCCGAGACCGTCGAGACCGGTACCCGCGCCGCTGCCTTGGGTGGCTTTACCGCCGTCCACGCCATGGCCAACAGCAACCCTGTGGCTGACACCGCCGGCGTCGTTGAGCAGGTCCACAGCCTGGGCCGCGCGTCCGGCTGGGTGGATGTCCGTCCCGTAGGGGCGGTCACTGTGGGACTTGCAGGTGAGCAGCTCGCAGAGCTCGGCGCCATGGCAGACTCCCGCGCCCAGGTCCGGATGTTCTCCGACGACGGCATCTGCGTTCATGATCCCGTCCTGATGCGCCGTGCGTTGGAATACGTCAAAGCGTTCGACGGCGTGGTGGCCCAGCACGCGCAGGAACCGCGCCTTACCGCCGGGGCCCAGATGAACGAAGGATCGGTTTCGGCGGTCCTGGGCCTGACCGGTTGGCCGGCTGTTGCCGAGGAAAGCATCATTGCCCGCGATGTCCTGCTCGCCCAGCACGTTGGTTCCCGGTTGCACGTCTGCCATGTCTCCACGGCCGGTTCCGTGGAAATCGTCCGGTGGGCGAAAGCCCGCGGTATCAACGTCACCGCCGAGGTAACCCCGCACCACCTCCTCCTGACGGACGAGCTGGTCCGCAGCTACGACCCCGTGTACAAGGTCAACCCGCCGCTGCGCACGGACTCAGACGTCCAGGCTTTGCGCGAAGGACTGGCCGACGGCACCATCGACGTCGTCGGAACGGACCATGCGCCGCACCCCAGCGAGCACAAGGAATGCGAGTGGGCGCAAGCGGCCATGGGCATGACCGGCCTGGAAACGGCGTTGTCGGTAGTCCAGGAAACCATGATCGAAACCGGACTCATGACGTGGGCAGACTTCGCCAGGGTCACCTCCTTCACTCCCGCCGTCATCGGCCGGGTAGCTGACCAGGGTCGCCCGCTCGAGGTTGGCGAGCCCGCCAACGTCATCCTGGTGGACCCGGCTGCGCGTTGGACCGTCGACCCCCATAAAATGGCAACCATGGGCCGCAATTCACCGTTCAAGGGCAAAGAGCTGCCCGGATCCGTGGTGGCAACCTTCTTCAAGGGCCACCCCACGGTCCTCGAAGGCCGGCTCAACACGCCGTACAAGCACCCGGCAGTCAGCAGCAGCTGA